From the Flavobacterium galactosidilyticum genome, one window contains:
- a CDS encoding succinate dehydrogenase cytochrome b subunit gives MAKSALLGSSIAKKVAMALSGIFLMLFLAQHFFINMTSVFSADTFNSISHFMGNNPLVQYVIQPILIIGVIFHFIMGIVLELKNRSARPIAYAKNNGAANSSWSSRNMIITGLVIFAFLGLHSYDFWVPEMVYKYVDVNPLNETRYFHELAEKFESPVRTGLYCISFLLLSLHLWHGFNSSMQSVGFNNKYSRSLHKLGYVFAIVVPFGFIFIALFHHFNH, from the coding sequence ATGGCAAAATCTGCATTATTGGGGTCGTCAATAGCTAAAAAAGTAGCTATGGCGCTTTCAGGAATCTTTTTGATGTTGTTTCTAGCACAGCATTTCTTCATTAACATGACATCGGTTTTTAGTGCCGACACATTTAACTCAATTTCTCATTTCATGGGGAATAATCCATTAGTTCAGTACGTGATTCAGCCAATTTTGATCATCGGGGTTATCTTTCACTTTATTATGGGTATCGTTTTAGAGCTTAAAAACAGAAGTGCTAGACCAATCGCTTATGCGAAAAACAATGGAGCAGCTAATTCTTCTTGGTCTTCAAGAAACATGATTATCACGGGATTAGTGATTTTTGCGTTTTTAGGATTGCACTCTTATGATTTTTGGGTTCCGGAGATGGTTTACAAGTATGTTGATGTTAATCCATTAAACGAGACTAGGTATTTTCATGAATTAGCAGAAAAATTCGAAAGTCCAGTTCGTACAGGTTTGTACTGTATCTCATTTCTTTTGTTGTCATTGCACTTATGGCACGGTTTCAACTCTTCAATGCAATCAGTAGGATTCAATAATAAGTATTCTAGATCATTACATAAATTAGGATACGTTTTTGCAATAGTAGTTCCTTTCGGTTTTATTTTTATTGCATTATTTCATCATTTCAATCATTAA
- a CDS encoding helix-turn-helix domain-containing protein, with product MNIEKDYIKLIFGLKLKQARTNRNLSLFGLAKITELSKSYLNEIEKGKKYPKTDKIILLAEKLEVSYDNMVSLKLDNNLAPIGEILKSGILKEIPLDIFGIQENDLIDIIANAPAKVNAFISTIIEIAQHYNLTRESFFLAALRSYQEAHNNYFEDLEQKVLDFSKAFYVDIDAVISVDELAAILTEEYGYTIKELVFSEQEQLGDLRSIFVPKSKTLLLSLDIDEPQKAFILAKEIAYNYLEITERLYTFSWIKFDNFDQVLNNFYASYFAGALLIPRQKLIDELSLFLLKTDPKPQEMIALMSGFNVSPESFYQRLTNILPKDFQLKNLFFLRMSHRVGTDTYQIKKELHITNQQEPHANEMNEHYCRRWVSVRTIQESLNQKKSHFFDAQISSYDNSKNEYLVFSSATPDPFKVDCIRSISVGILITPAVKKKFKFMENDSVKKQIVGVTCETCAVKNCLERASPPIQLEQKIRNENTDMIVQQYMTKFS from the coding sequence ATGAATATAGAAAAGGATTATATCAAATTAATTTTTGGGCTTAAACTCAAGCAGGCTCGAACGAATAGGAATCTATCTTTATTTGGCTTGGCTAAAATTACTGAACTTTCAAAATCATATTTGAATGAAATTGAAAAAGGGAAAAAGTATCCAAAAACGGATAAAATTATTCTTTTGGCCGAGAAATTAGAGGTTTCTTATGACAACATGGTATCATTAAAATTGGATAATAATCTGGCACCAATTGGAGAAATCCTTAAATCGGGTATATTAAAAGAGATTCCATTGGATATTTTTGGTATTCAGGAAAATGATCTTATCGATATTATTGCTAATGCTCCTGCAAAAGTGAATGCGTTTATAAGCACAATTATTGAGATTGCGCAACATTATAATCTAACGAGAGAGAGTTTCTTTTTGGCGGCTTTGCGTTCCTATCAAGAAGCGCATAATAATTACTTTGAAGATTTAGAGCAGAAGGTTTTGGATTTCTCCAAAGCATTTTATGTCGATATTGATGCTGTTATTTCTGTCGATGAGCTTGCAGCGATTTTAACAGAAGAATATGGTTATACGATTAAGGAACTTGTTTTTTCTGAACAAGAACAGTTGGGAGATTTGAGATCGATATTTGTGCCAAAAAGCAAAACGCTTTTACTTTCCTTAGATATTGATGAGCCTCAAAAAGCATTTATTTTAGCTAAAGAAATAGCGTATAATTATCTTGAAATTACGGAGCGTTTATATACATTCAGTTGGATAAAATTTGACAATTTTGATCAAGTTTTAAATAACTTTTATGCATCTTATTTTGCCGGGGCTTTGCTTATACCGAGGCAGAAACTTATTGATGAATTAAGTCTGTTTTTGTTGAAAACTGATCCAAAGCCGCAAGAGATGATCGCTTTAATGAGCGGATTTAATGTCTCGCCTGAATCATTTTATCAAAGGCTGACTAATATTTTACCCAAGGATTTTCAGTTAAAAAACCTCTTTTTCCTTCGAATGTCTCATAGAGTGGGGACGGATACCTATCAAATAAAAAAGGAATTACATATCACGAATCAGCAAGAACCGCATGCGAATGAAATGAATGAGCATTACTGCCGAAGATGGGTTTCTGTTCGGACTATTCAGGAATCTTTAAATCAGAAAAAAAGTCATTTTTTTGATGCTCAAATTTCGAGTTATGATAATAGTAAAAATGAATATTTGGTCTTTTCATCTGCTACGCCAGATCCGTTTAAAGTAGATTGTATTCGCAGTATTTCTGTTGGTATACTAATTACCCCGGCGGTTAAGAAAAAATTTAAGTTTATGGAAAATGATTCCGTAAAGAAACAAATTGTTGGAGTTACGTGCGAGACCTGTGCAGTGAAGAATTGTTTAGAACGAGCTTCTCCTCCAATTCAACTAGAACAGAAAATACGTAACGAGAATACGGATATGATTGTGCAGCAATACATGACGAAATTCAGTTAA
- a CDS encoding bifunctional UDP-N-acetylmuramoyl-tripeptide:D-alanyl-D-alanine ligase/alanine racemase, translating into MNPKILNSIQNIPSKFIDNHFDGALDAVSIDSRSLQNGSQTLFFALVGIHSDAHHYISELIENEVRNFVVSYIPEGCEAKANFYVVEDTLGALQEFAAHYRSLFDFPIIGLTGSNGKTIVKEWLNFLLSPDYNVIRSPKSYNSQVGVPLSVIAINEQHNLGIFEAGISARSEMQKLEKMIKPTIGVLTNIGSAHDEGFLNLKEKIKEKMSLFENSKIVIYQINESIDYAPFAKTKVFTWSFTNKDSDVFIVKNTHVDQTILNVCYQGENFDVNIPFQDEASIENAISCVMVLLYFKYDPTIIRNRMQLLYPVEMRLKVKNGINNCNIIDDSYSSDFQSLKIALDFLESQKQSDKKTVILSDIFQSGLNKDELYSKVADLIVSNNISRVIGIGETISEFKDKFANCVTYTTTAAFIADYENLDFNNETILVKGARSFQFEEIVWLLEEKTHETVLEINLNAISHNLNFFKSKLKPKTKIMVMVKAFGYGNGGFEIAKLLEHHKVDYLGVAFADEGIALKNQGIQLPIMVLNPENTSFSAIINYQLEPEIYSLKGLRAFLKIAAQKELKHFPIHIKLDTGMHRLGFEADTIDELIATLKGNENIKVQSILSHLATSDDVMQEGFAKAQINLFEKMSSKLMDELQIKPIRHILNTSGISNFQDSQYDMVRLGIGLYGFSNDLEEQKRLENVGTLKSIISQIRTISSEESVGYGRKFIANRETRVATIPIGYADGISRGWGNGVGYVVIKKQKATIIGSICMDMLMVDCTDMECKEGDAVIIFGENPTVNYMAEQLNTISYEILTSISQRVKRVFYRE; encoded by the coding sequence ATGAATCCAAAAATTCTAAATAGTATTCAAAATATACCTTCAAAATTCATTGATAACCATTTTGATGGGGCTTTAGATGCTGTTTCCATTGATAGTCGGTCGTTACAAAATGGGTCTCAAACCTTATTTTTTGCCTTGGTCGGAATTCACTCTGACGCGCATCATTATATTTCTGAATTAATTGAAAATGAGGTGAGGAATTTTGTAGTAAGTTATATTCCTGAGGGTTGCGAGGCAAAAGCTAATTTTTATGTTGTTGAAGATACGTTAGGTGCGTTACAAGAATTTGCAGCGCATTATCGCAGTCTGTTTGATTTTCCTATTATTGGACTCACAGGAAGTAATGGTAAAACTATTGTCAAGGAATGGCTTAATTTTTTATTAAGTCCAGATTATAATGTTATCAGGAGTCCTAAGAGTTATAACTCTCAAGTAGGCGTTCCTTTGTCAGTGATTGCAATAAATGAGCAGCACAATTTGGGTATTTTCGAAGCGGGAATTTCAGCACGTTCTGAGATGCAAAAGCTGGAAAAAATGATCAAGCCCACCATAGGTGTTTTAACAAATATTGGTTCGGCACATGATGAGGGTTTTCTGAATTTAAAGGAAAAAATAAAAGAGAAAATGTCGCTTTTTGAGAATTCTAAAATTGTCATTTATCAAATTAATGAAAGTATAGATTATGCTCCTTTTGCAAAAACAAAAGTCTTTACTTGGAGTTTTACAAACAAAGATTCGGATGTTTTTATTGTAAAAAACACCCATGTTGATCAAACAATTTTGAATGTTTGTTACCAAGGCGAAAATTTCGATGTCAACATACCATTTCAGGATGAAGCTTCTATCGAAAATGCGATTTCGTGCGTCATGGTTTTGTTATATTTTAAATACGATCCTACTATTATTCGAAACAGAATGCAGCTGTTGTACCCAGTGGAAATGCGATTGAAAGTGAAAAACGGAATCAATAACTGCAATATTATTGACGATAGTTATAGTTCTGATTTTCAATCGTTAAAGATAGCTTTGGATTTTCTGGAAAGTCAGAAACAGTCCGATAAGAAAACGGTTATTTTATCCGATATTTTTCAAAGTGGGTTGAATAAGGATGAATTATACAGCAAAGTAGCAGATTTAATAGTTTCTAATAATATCAGTCGGGTTATAGGAATTGGCGAAACAATTTCAGAGTTCAAGGATAAATTTGCAAATTGTGTGACCTATACTACTACAGCTGCCTTTATAGCTGATTATGAAAATTTAGACTTTAATAATGAAACCATTTTAGTCAAAGGAGCGCGTTCTTTTCAGTTTGAAGAAATTGTGTGGCTGCTGGAAGAGAAAACTCATGAAACTGTGCTGGAAATTAATTTGAATGCAATCAGTCATAATTTGAATTTCTTTAAATCGAAGTTAAAACCAAAAACCAAAATAATGGTGATGGTAAAAGCTTTTGGATATGGAAATGGTGGATTTGAAATAGCTAAATTACTAGAACATCATAAGGTTGATTATTTAGGTGTGGCTTTTGCCGATGAGGGAATCGCATTAAAAAATCAGGGGATTCAATTGCCTATTATGGTGCTAAATCCTGAAAACACAAGTTTTAGTGCTATTATCAATTATCAATTGGAACCGGAAATTTACAGTTTAAAAGGACTACGTGCTTTTCTGAAAATAGCGGCTCAAAAAGAATTAAAGCATTTTCCCATTCATATAAAACTAGATACGGGAATGCATCGTTTGGGTTTTGAAGCTGATACAATTGATGAGTTGATTGCTACTTTAAAGGGAAATGAAAATATCAAAGTGCAAAGTATTTTGTCACATTTGGCTACAAGCGATGATGTCATGCAGGAAGGTTTTGCTAAAGCGCAAATAAATCTGTTTGAAAAAATGTCTTCGAAACTGATGGATGAATTACAAATAAAACCCATTCGTCATATATTAAATACTTCGGGTATTAGTAATTTTCAGGATTCACAATATGACATGGTTCGACTAGGAATAGGACTTTATGGCTTTTCAAATGATCTTGAAGAGCAAAAGAGACTTGAGAATGTAGGGACTTTAAAATCGATTATTTCTCAGATACGAACAATAAGTTCAGAGGAGAGCGTGGGTTACGGTAGAAAATTTATTGCTAATCGAGAAACAAGAGTTGCTACAATACCTATAGGTTATGCAGATGGAATCTCACGAGGCTGGGGAAATGGGGTTGGATATGTAGTTATTAAAAAACAAAAGGCAACTATTATTGGTAGCATTTGTATGGATATGTTGATGGTTGACTGCACGGATATGGAATGCAAAGAAGGTGATGCAGTAATTATTTTTGGCGAAAATCCAACTGTGAATTATATGGCGGAACAGTTAAATACGATTTCGTACGAAATTCTTACAAGTATATCACAGCGCGTTAAACGCGTATTTTATAGAGAATAA
- a CDS encoding succinate dehydrogenase/fumarate reductase iron-sulfur subunit, with protein MKLTLKIWRQKNAQDKGAMVDYQIDGIEPDMSFLEMLDVFNQDLMSKGGEPVAFDHDCREGICGMCSLYINGEAHGPDRGVTTCQLHMRMFKDGDTITIEPFRAAAFPVIKDLVVNRSAFDRIQHAGGFISVNTSGNTIDANAIPIKKEDADNAFDAAACIGCGACVATCKNSSAMLFVAAKVSQYALLPQGRVEATDRVLNMVSQMDAEGFGNCTNTGACEVECPKGISLENIARMNREYLSASLKG; from the coding sequence ATGAAACTTACATTAAAAATATGGCGTCAGAAAAACGCCCAAGATAAAGGAGCAATGGTCGATTATCAAATCGATGGAATTGAGCCAGATATGTCATTCCTTGAAATGCTTGATGTTTTCAATCAAGATTTAATGAGTAAAGGCGGCGAACCAGTAGCATTTGACCATGATTGTCGCGAAGGAATTTGCGGAATGTGTTCTTTGTACATAAATGGTGAAGCCCATGGACCAGATAGAGGTGTAACGACTTGTCAATTACACATGCGTATGTTTAAGGATGGTGATACAATTACAATTGAGCCTTTCCGTGCAGCTGCATTTCCAGTAATTAAAGATTTAGTGGTAAACAGAAGTGCTTTTGACAGAATTCAGCATGCTGGTGGATTTATATCTGTAAACACTTCAGGAAATACGATTGATGCTAATGCTATTCCAATTAAAAAGGAAGATGCTGACAATGCATTTGATGCTGCTGCTTGTATTGGTTGTGGAGCTTGTGTTGCTACTTGTAAAAACTCATCTGCAATGTTATTCGTTGCTGCGAAAGTTTCTCAATATGCATTATTGCCTCAAGGTAGAGTTGAAGCTACAGATCGTGTATTGAATATGGTAAGCCAGATGGATGCTGAAGGTTTTGGTAATTGTACTAATACTGGAGCTTGTGAGGTAGAGTGTCCTAAAGGAATTTCTCTAGAGAATATAGCTCGTATGAATAGAGAGTATTTATCAGCAAGCTTGAAAGGATAA
- a CDS encoding porin family protein, translating into MRLFLSCFLFLSVFNVFAQENIIPEVVPEVKIDSVYREDQFYFAITYNTLVEKPTGLTQSKFSSGFSGGFLRDMPINKSRTVAIATGVGFSYLNNNQNMAITATAENPNYAIIGSDTKYSKNKFSLLTFDVPIEFRWRTSTYESHKFWRIYTGIKLSYVLYDKSIFNSTTDKVLLTGNKDFNKFQYGPYVSLGYNTINLYAYYGLNPVFKSAKINDESVAMKSLNFGVIFYIL; encoded by the coding sequence ATGCGATTATTTTTAAGTTGTTTTCTTTTTCTCTCTGTTTTTAATGTGTTTGCGCAAGAAAATATAATTCCGGAAGTAGTGCCTGAAGTAAAAATTGATTCCGTGTATCGGGAGGATCAGTTCTATTTTGCTATCACCTACAATACACTTGTTGAGAAGCCAACGGGCTTAACGCAGAGTAAATTTTCTTCCGGTTTTTCTGGCGGTTTTTTAAGAGATATGCCTATTAATAAAAGCAGAACGGTAGCTATTGCGACTGGTGTGGGATTCTCCTATTTGAACAACAACCAAAATATGGCAATAACTGCAACGGCTGAAAATCCAAATTATGCTATTATTGGTTCAGATACTAAATATTCAAAGAACAAGTTTTCACTACTCACTTTTGATGTTCCTATCGAGTTCCGTTGGAGAACTTCTACTTATGAAAGTCATAAATTTTGGAGAATATACACAGGAATAAAACTAAGTTACGTGCTGTATGACAAATCTATTTTTAATAGTACTACTGATAAAGTTTTGCTTACTGGAAACAAAGATTTTAACAAATTTCAATACGGTCCCTATGTTTCGCTTGGTTACAATACCATAAATTTATATGCCTACTACGGCTTAAATCCAGTGTTTAAGTCGGCTAAAATAAATGATGAATCTGTTGCTATGAAATCCTTAAATTTTGGAGTTATTTTCTACATTTTATAG
- a CDS encoding fumarate reductase/succinate dehydrogenase flavoprotein subunit, which produces MALDSKIPNGPIADKWTNYKDHINLVNPANKRNLDVIVVGTGLAGGSAAATLAELGYNVKAFCFQDSPRRAHSIAAQGGINAAKNYQGDGDSTFRLFYDTVKGGDYRAREANVHRLAEVSTNIIDQCVAQGVPLAREYGGLLDNRSFGGALVSRTFYARGQTGQQLLLGAYSAMNRQIGRGKIKMHNRHEMLDLVIVNGKARGIIARNLITGEIERHSAHAVVIASGGYGNVFFLSTNAMGSNATAAWKIHKKGAFFANPCYTQIHPTCIPVSGDHQSKLTLMSESLRNDGRIWVPAKLEDAKAIREGKKKPTDLTEAERDYYLERRYPAFGNLVPRDVASRAAKERCDAGYGVNKTGEAVYLDFAAAIQRYGKEQVLIRHLDANDKELIVKLGTEVVSNKYGNLFQMYYKIVDEDPYKTPMMIYPAVHYTMGGTWVDYNLQTTIPGCFSIGESNFSDHGANRLGASALMQGLADGYFVLPYTIGDYLSPDIKMGPISTDLPEFAAAEKNVKDQIEKFMNTNGTHSVDYFHRKLGKIMWDKVGMARNEKGLNEAIAEIAALREEFYKDVKVPGVANGFNQELEKATRVADFLELGELFAKDALHRNESCGGHFREEYQTPEGEAQRDDENFAYVAAWEYTGNPSDAVLHKEPLVFDNVKLVQRNYK; this is translated from the coding sequence ATGGCATTAGACTCAAAAATACCAAATGGCCCAATTGCGGACAAATGGACAAATTATAAAGATCATATTAATTTAGTGAATCCTGCTAACAAACGTAACTTAGATGTTATCGTTGTTGGAACAGGATTAGCTGGAGGTTCTGCTGCTGCTACATTAGCAGAGTTAGGTTATAACGTAAAGGCGTTTTGTTTTCAAGATTCACCACGTCGTGCGCACTCAATTGCTGCACAAGGAGGAATCAACGCTGCTAAAAATTATCAAGGAGACGGAGATTCAACTTTCAGATTGTTTTACGATACTGTAAAAGGAGGAGATTATCGTGCTCGTGAGGCTAACGTACACCGTTTAGCTGAAGTTTCTACTAATATTATTGACCAATGTGTGGCTCAAGGAGTTCCATTAGCACGTGAATATGGTGGATTGTTAGACAACCGTTCTTTTGGTGGGGCATTGGTTTCTAGAACATTTTATGCTAGAGGTCAAACAGGTCAGCAACTTTTATTAGGAGCTTACTCTGCAATGAACCGTCAGATAGGGCGTGGAAAAATTAAAATGCACAACCGTCACGAAATGCTAGATTTAGTAATCGTAAACGGAAAAGCAAGAGGGATTATCGCTCGTAACTTAATTACAGGTGAAATAGAAAGACATTCTGCTCACGCAGTTGTAATTGCTTCTGGTGGTTACGGAAATGTATTTTTCCTTTCTACAAATGCAATGGGATCTAATGCTACTGCAGCATGGAAAATCCACAAAAAAGGAGCGTTCTTCGCAAATCCTTGCTACACACAAATTCACCCTACATGTATTCCGGTTTCTGGAGATCACCAATCGAAATTGACTTTGATGTCAGAATCATTGCGTAATGATGGTCGTATTTGGGTTCCTGCAAAATTAGAAGATGCTAAAGCAATTCGTGAAGGAAAAAAGAAACCTACAGATTTGACTGAAGCAGAAAGAGATTATTACTTGGAAAGAAGGTATCCAGCTTTTGGAAACTTAGTTCCTCGTGATGTTGCATCTCGTGCTGCAAAGGAGCGTTGTGATGCAGGTTATGGAGTAAATAAAACAGGTGAAGCTGTATATCTTGATTTTGCTGCGGCAATTCAACGTTACGGAAAAGAGCAGGTTTTAATTCGCCATTTAGATGCAAATGACAAAGAGTTGATCGTTAAATTAGGAACAGAAGTAGTTTCTAATAAATATGGTAACTTATTCCAAATGTATTACAAAATCGTTGATGAAGATCCATACAAAACTCCAATGATGATTTACCCTGCGGTACATTATACAATGGGTGGTACATGGGTAGATTATAATTTACAAACTACAATTCCTGGATGTTTCTCTATTGGAGAATCAAATTTCTCTGATCACGGGGCAAATAGATTAGGAGCTTCTGCTTTGATGCAAGGTTTAGCTGATGGATATTTTGTATTGCCTTATACTATAGGGGATTATTTATCACCAGATATTAAAATGGGACCTATCTCTACTGATTTGCCTGAGTTTGCAGCAGCAGAGAAAAATGTAAAAGACCAAATAGAGAAGTTCATGAATACTAACGGAACACATTCTGTTGACTATTTTCATAGAAAATTAGGAAAAATTATGTGGGACAAAGTGGGTATGGCTCGTAACGAAAAAGGACTAAACGAAGCGATCGCAGAAATTGCTGCCTTACGTGAAGAATTTTACAAAGATGTAAAAGTTCCTGGTGTTGCTAATGGTTTCAATCAAGAATTAGAAAAAGCAACTCGTGTTGCCGATTTCTTAGAATTAGGAGAATTGTTCGCTAAAGATGCATTGCACCGTAATGAATCTTGTGGTGGTCACTTCCGTGAAGAATATCAAACTCCTGAAGGTGAAGCACAACGTGATGATGAAAATTTCGCGTATGTAGCTGCTTGGGAATACACAGGAAACCCTAGTGATGCTGTTTTACACAAAGAGCCACTTGTTTTTGATAACGTGAAACTAGTTCAGAGAAATTATAAATAG
- a CDS encoding hydroxymethylglutaryl-CoA synthase family protein, with protein sequence MKTGIDAIAFDVAKIHLPINILAKARNIEPEKLEKGLGLIKMTFPDVHQDTVVFGANALTKLIIDNNINLNEVARIYIGTESAIDSSKPISSFLIALMEQKFGENTLAECDVVDFTFACIGGVDALQNCLDFIKLNPTKKAIVVTTDFAKYDLNSGGEYTQGAGAVAMLVTINPRIVAFDNNWATSTKGVFDFFKPYRTISKETITSSKNNDPWFDNLETEIEIHKDQPVFDGQYSNQCYMDRTKAAYFSFKKLKDTSENIYDSWKSIVMHLPYAFQGRRMLSEIYALDNSIKIISGDEDATTYQNKLKEISKSDAYKEFVSKKLMPAEIASSLIGNLYTGSIFMGLLSTLSYFYNNGKEICDSKFGFLAYGSGSKSKVFEGTIQPEWKNAIANVSLFETLENSFEIDFATYEKLHKKEQKQSVTTPKKEWILDRIENEIPNLIGARYYKWID encoded by the coding sequence ATGAAAACTGGAATTGATGCTATCGCTTTTGATGTTGCTAAAATACATTTACCTATAAATATTTTGGCAAAAGCCAGAAACATTGAACCCGAAAAATTAGAAAAAGGATTAGGACTAATCAAAATGACTTTTCCAGATGTTCACCAAGACACAGTTGTTTTTGGAGCCAATGCTTTGACCAAATTAATAATAGACAATAACATTAATCTCAATGAAGTTGCCCGAATATACATAGGTACAGAAAGCGCAATTGATAGCTCTAAACCAATAAGCTCTTTTTTGATTGCGTTGATGGAACAAAAATTTGGAGAAAACACCTTAGCTGAATGTGATGTAGTTGATTTTACTTTTGCTTGTATTGGCGGAGTTGATGCCCTGCAAAACTGCCTTGATTTTATAAAACTGAATCCAACTAAAAAAGCAATTGTAGTTACTACTGATTTTGCAAAATACGATTTGAATTCTGGAGGTGAATACACTCAAGGAGCCGGAGCAGTGGCAATGTTAGTTACTATAAATCCTCGAATAGTAGCTTTTGACAATAATTGGGCTACCAGTACTAAAGGAGTTTTTGATTTTTTCAAACCCTATCGAACAATTTCAAAAGAAACAATCACAAGTTCTAAAAACAACGATCCATGGTTTGATAATTTGGAAACGGAAATAGAAATTCACAAAGATCAACCCGTTTTTGACGGCCAATATTCCAATCAATGTTATATGGACCGAACGAAAGCAGCCTATTTTTCATTCAAAAAACTCAAAGACACTTCGGAGAATATTTACGATTCTTGGAAAAGCATTGTTATGCACTTGCCATACGCTTTCCAAGGACGAAGAATGCTCTCTGAAATTTACGCTCTAGACAATTCTATTAAAATTATTTCTGGCGATGAAGATGCTACAACCTATCAAAATAAGTTGAAAGAAATAAGCAAATCAGATGCTTACAAGGAATTTGTAAGCAAGAAATTGATGCCTGCAGAAATCGCTTCTTCCTTGATTGGAAATCTTTACACAGGTTCCATTTTCATGGGTTTACTATCAACTTTATCTTATTTTTATAATAATGGAAAAGAAATATGTGATAGTAAATTTGGATTCCTAGCTTACGGAAGCGGTTCGAAATCAAAAGTTTTCGAAGGAACCATTCAACCCGAATGGAAAAATGCTATTGCAAATGTCTCGCTCTTTGAAACTTTGGAAAATAGCTTCGAAATCGACTTTGCGACTTACGAAAAACTTCACAAAAAGGAACAAAAACAAAGCGTTACGACTCCAAAAAAGGAATGGATTTTAGACCGAATAGAAAATGAAATTCCAAATTTAATAGGAGCTCGTTATTACAAATGGATAGATTAG
- a CDS encoding IS3 family transposase — protein sequence MFGIDRQVYYRKIKRRASKQNKAQEVILMVNDIRKTMPRLGTRKLYYLLLDKLQLMKIGRDKFFDILRANHLLIQPKRSYHLTTNSHHRFRKHQNQILDLEINRPEQVWVSDITYIGKRENPCYLSLVTDAYSKKIMGFYVADNMNTESSLKALKMALKHRNNKTLQLIHHSDRGLQYCANQYQKQLNKNKIVCSMTQNSDPYQNAVAERINGILKQEFSIDKYKQKAEIMQKVVKEAINIYNEIRPHYSNYMLTPNQMHTQNKIKMRTYKKKTVVNRSLLLFKNCTFIFY from the coding sequence TTGTTCGGGATAGACAGACAGGTTTATTATCGAAAAATTAAAAGAAGAGCATCCAAACAGAACAAAGCCCAAGAAGTAATTTTGATGGTAAATGATATCAGAAAAACAATGCCTAGACTAGGTACTAGAAAACTATATTATCTTCTGCTGGATAAACTTCAATTAATGAAAATAGGAAGAGATAAATTCTTTGATATACTCAGAGCTAATCATTTATTGATACAGCCTAAACGAAGTTATCACCTAACAACTAACTCCCATCATCGATTTAGAAAACATCAAAATCAGATTTTAGATTTAGAAATTAACAGACCTGAACAAGTTTGGGTGTCTGATATAACCTATATCGGGAAAAGAGAAAATCCATGTTATTTAAGTTTAGTCACAGATGCTTATTCTAAAAAGATTATGGGGTTTTATGTTGCTGATAATATGAACACAGAAAGTAGTTTGAAAGCTTTAAAAATGGCTCTTAAGCACAGAAATAATAAAACTTTGCAGTTAATACATCACTCTGATAGAGGTTTACAATATTGTGCTAATCAATACCAAAAACAACTTAATAAAAATAAGATTGTATGTAGTATGACTCAAAATTCTGACCCTTATCAAAATGCAGTTGCAGAAAGGATTAATGGTATTTTAAAACAAGAATTTAGCATTGATAAATACAAACAAAAAGCAGAAATTATGCAAAAAGTTGTAAAGGAAGCTATTAATATCTATAATGAAATCAGACCTCATTATTCTAATTATATGCTAACGCCAAATCAGATGCATACCCAAAACAAAATTAAAATGAGAACTTATAAAAAAAAAACAGTAGTAAACCGAAGCTTACTACTGTTTAAAAATTGTACTTTTATTTTTTATTAA
- a CDS encoding helix-turn-helix domain-containing protein — translation MEETFNYAKRTQKDYSMSFKLQIVQEIEQGHLTATEATKKYGIQCRKTVIEWLRKFGNFDWENQSRLNMPKTSEQKIMELEAQVKLLEKQKAFLERQAYVADKKAILFDMMIDLAEKEYHIDIRKNSVPEQSTTSKQKNKKQ, via the coding sequence ATGGAAGAAACTTTCAATTATGCAAAGCGTACTCAAAAAGACTATTCAATGTCTTTTAAATTACAAATTGTTCAAGAAATAGAACAAGGACATCTCACAGCAACCGAAGCCACAAAGAAATATGGCATTCAATGTAGAAAGACTGTTATAGAATGGTTGCGAAAATTTGGTAACTTTGATTGGGAAAACCAATCTCGTTTGAATATGCCAAAGACATCAGAACAAAAAATCATGGAACTTGAAGCTCAAGTCAAGTTATTAGAAAAGCAAAAGGCATTTCTAGAACGACAAGCTTATGTTGCAGACAAAAAAGCGATACTATTTGATATGATGATAGATTTAGCAGAGAAAGAATATCATATCGATATACGAAAAAACTCTGTACCCGAACAATCGACTACTTCAAAACAAAAGAACAAAAAACAGTAG